From Oryza sativa Japonica Group chromosome 4, ASM3414082v1, one genomic window encodes:
- the LOC4336645 gene encoding branched-chain-amino-acid aminotransferase 5, chloroplastic, with protein sequence MELLPRVGVAAPGPGRGGASPSPTRRHRAPSHPILKRSAAVCGAVAVCRGGAVARRSRWSTLVTAAYYTGTAELVDFNWETLGFQPVPTDFMYVMRCSEEGVFTKGELVPYGPIELNPAAGVLNYGQGLLEGLRAHRKEDGSVLLFRPDENALRMRVGADRLCMPAPSVEQFLEAIKLTILANKRWVPPTGKGSLYIRPLLIGSGAILGVAPAPEYTFVVFACPVGHYFKDGLSPISLLTEEEYQCAAPGGTGDIKTIGNYASAVYAKERAKERGHSDVLYLDPVHKKFVEELSSCNIFMVKDNIISTPLLTGTVLPGITRRSIIEYARSLGFQVEECLITIDELLDADEVFCTGTSVVLSSVGCIVYQGRRVEYGNQKFRTVSQQLYSALTAIQKGLVEDSMGWTVQLN encoded by the exons ATGGAGCTCCTCCCGCGTGTGGGTGTGGCCGCCCCCGGtcccggacgcggcggcgcgtcgccgtccccgacGCGCCGTCATCGCGCGCCCTCTCACCCC ATTCTGAAGCGATCGGCGGCGGTTTGCGGCGCAGTCGCCGTCTGCAGAGGAGGGGCTGTCGCCAGGAGGAGCCGGTGGTCAACTCTGGTGACCGCAGCATATTA CACAGGAACTGCTGAACTGGTCGACTTTAACTGGGAAACTCTTGGGTTTCAACCCGTGCCGACTGACTTTATGTATGTGATGAGATGTTCCGAGGAAGGGGTGTTCACCAAGGGTGAATTGGTGCCATATGGGCCAATAGAACTGAACCCAGCAGCTGGAGTGTTGAATTATGGTCAG GGTTTACTTGAAGGTCTGCGAGCACATAGAAAAGAGGATGGATCAGTCCTTCTATTTCGTCCTGATGAAAATGCTTTACGGATGAGAGTAGGCGCAGACCGGTTATGTATGCCTGCACCAAGTGTAGAGCAGTTCCTAGAAGCTATAAAGCTAACAATTTTAGCAAACAAGCGCTGG GTACCCCCTACTGGCAAAGGTTCTTTATATATCAGACCGCTGCTGATTGGAAGTGGGGCTATCCTCGGTGTTGCACCAGCCCCAGAGTACACATTTGTTGTCTTTGCTTGCCCAGTTGGGCACTATTTTAAG GATGGCTTATCTCCAATCAGCTTGTTAACCGAGGAAGAATATCAGTGTGCGGCACCAGGTGGAACTGGTGATATAAAGACTATCGGAAATTATGCTTCA GCCGTTTATGCTAAAGAAAGAGCTAAGGAGAGAGGTCATTCTGATGTTCTTTACTTGGATCCAGTGCATAAAAAGTTTGTTGAGGAACTTTCGTCCTGTAATATATTCATGGTGAAG GACAACATTATTTCTACTCCACTATTAACGGGAACAGTTCTTCCTGGCATCACAAGAAGAAGTATAATTGAATACGCCCGTAGCCTTGGATTTCAG gttGAAGAGTGTCTTATTACAATAGATGAGTTGCTTGACGCTGATGAAGTTTTCTGTACTGGAACTTCTGTGGTACTATCCTCTGTTGGTTGCATAGTGTACCAGGGGAGAAG AGTGGAGTATGGGAaccagaagttcagaactgtgTCTCAGCAACTCTATTCAGCACTTACGGCTATCCAGAAAGGCCTCGTGGA